One Chloroflexota bacterium genomic window, CCAGACAGATGTCCCGACGATGAGCAGGTTATCCCGCCGTGTAACCTAGGTTTTGCCACCTGCGAGGAGTGTCGGAAATGGGATGGAGATAATCTGGAAGAATTGGGCAGGAAAAGACTAAACGTGGTCTCAATGTCCACACTGAAGGAGAATCAGGCGGTCACAGTTGCTTTTATAAGGGGAGACAACAAAGTGCTTCGCAGGCTGTTGGACATGGGTTTGACACCCGGAACCAAAATACGCGTCAGCAGAATTGCGCCTCTGAAGGGTCCGGTGGAGATTGCGGTGAGAGGTTCAAAACTCGCTCTCGGGGATGAGATAGCATGTAACATCTTTGTCACAAATGATTCAGGTGATTCGGAGATAGCGAGTGGCTAATCTGGCATCATGTCATTCGACGCAGACTGTAAGGAAAGAT contains:
- a CDS encoding metal-dependent transcriptional regulator, with product MSASTEEYLEALYTLTQGNKAATTSQISKRMKIAPASVTEMLRKLADTGFVNYSPYQGVTLTAKGFEIAEKMVRKHRLLERFLHDVLRIGDDRVHKQACDMEHVLSDEAERALCQTLKSPDRCPDDEQVIPPCNLGFATCEECRKWDGDNLEELGRKRLNVVSMSTLKENQAVTVAFIRGDNKVLRRLLDMGLTPGTKIRVSRIAPLKGPVEIAVRGSKLALGDEIACNIFVTNDSGDSEIASG